Proteins encoded within one genomic window of Paraglaciecola psychrophila 170:
- a CDS encoding ExbD/TolR family protein — translation MKQHFQNLMDEEEATIDMTPMLDVVFIMLIFFIVTASFVKEAGIDVNRPEAATAVKKDRANILVAISEKGEIWINKRKVDVRAVQANIERLYAENPQGTVVIQADRKATTDVLIKVMDASRAAGIEDVSIAAQEP, via the coding sequence ATGAAACAGCATTTTCAAAATTTGATGGACGAAGAAGAAGCAACGATTGATATGACACCTATGCTTGACGTCGTTTTTATTATGCTGATCTTCTTTATTGTGACTGCGTCTTTTGTTAAAGAAGCCGGTATTGATGTGAATCGCCCAGAAGCTGCTACTGCAGTTAAGAAAGACCGCGCCAATATCTTGGTGGCTATCAGTGAAAAGGGTGAAATTTGGATCAATAAACGCAAAGTGGATGTGCGTGCAGTACAAGCCAATATCGAACGTTTATATGCTGAAAATCCACAAGGTACTGTGGTTATTCAGGCGGATAGAAAAGCCACTACCGACGTCTTAATTAAAGTAATGGATGCATCACGTGCAGCAGGCATTGAAGACGTGTCTATTGCGGCTCAGGAGCCTTAA
- a CDS encoding energy transducer TonB, with protein MQSLIQSGGSALTDAPKGSVLDFVRVKKEEAVQKKDRKPKKPPKPEQPPPDMAPPQMDAPSPESTTSGMDFGADLAAELSLEGGLALESGDGEFLPIVRVAAVYPRRALQRGIEGYVDIEFTVSKLGSVTNPKVIQASPEGIFEQAALDATLKYKYKPRVVNGEPMAVSGVEVRVKFELGG; from the coding sequence ATGCAGTCATTAATTCAAAGTGGTGGCAGTGCATTAACTGATGCGCCCAAAGGTAGTGTGCTGGATTTTGTGCGTGTGAAGAAAGAAGAAGCGGTTCAAAAGAAAGACAGAAAACCTAAGAAACCACCCAAGCCAGAACAACCGCCACCGGATATGGCGCCACCACAAATGGATGCACCTAGCCCAGAAAGTACCACCAGTGGCATGGACTTTGGTGCTGATTTAGCCGCTGAATTATCCCTTGAAGGTGGATTAGCTTTGGAGTCGGGTGACGGTGAGTTTTTACCCATAGTGCGTGTTGCTGCTGTCTATCCAAGAAGGGCTTTGCAGCGTGGCATTGAAGGCTATGTGGATATTGAATTTACTGTATCCAAATTAGGTTCGGTAACCAATCCAAAGGTGATACAGGCATCGCCAGAAGGCATTTTTGAGCAAGCGGCATTGGATGCTACTTTAAAATATAAATACAAACCGCGCGTCGTAAATGGCGAACCCATGGCAGTATCTGGTGTGGAAGTGCGGGTTAAATTCGAACTTGGGGGCTAA
- a CDS encoding hydrogen peroxide-inducible genes activator, translating into MKWPNLKHLHYLVVLHKEQHFHRAAQHCHVSQSTLSTAIQNLEEQFGSQLLERDHKTFVFTPFGLELVERSKALLTDAHELVDFAQSAGNWQAGKLKIGVIPTIAPFIFEGLIGKVKQHLPDITLQLQEDTTANLLTQLNEGALDLLILALPMDTPGCKQLVLGHDPFHLIAHSDLVETLPVPLNMSDLPKESIFLLHQEHCMTGHAVSACGLKHREQVSSLAASSLYTLVQLANSKLGFTFMPELAIQNHILSTTPLVSMPAEDMAYREIGMVWRSGTTRVRLFRHLAELLAPLTPIPTLTR; encoded by the coding sequence ATGAAGTGGCCTAATCTCAAACACCTTCACTACTTAGTTGTATTACATAAAGAACAGCATTTCCACCGTGCAGCCCAGCACTGTCATGTCAGTCAGTCAACACTCAGCACCGCAATTCAGAACCTTGAAGAGCAGTTTGGATCCCAGCTTTTAGAGCGGGATCATAAAACCTTTGTGTTTACGCCTTTTGGTTTAGAGTTGGTTGAGCGCAGCAAAGCCTTACTAACCGATGCCCACGAACTGGTAGATTTCGCACAAAGCGCAGGTAATTGGCAAGCAGGGAAACTTAAAATTGGAGTTATTCCTACCATCGCTCCTTTTATTTTTGAGGGGCTGATTGGTAAAGTTAAGCAACATCTTCCCGACATCACGCTGCAGCTACAAGAAGACACTACGGCTAATTTGTTAACTCAGTTAAATGAAGGGGCCTTAGACTTACTTATTTTAGCTTTACCGATGGATACACCTGGTTGTAAACAATTGGTATTAGGTCATGATCCCTTTCATTTAATCGCCCATAGTGATTTGGTTGAAACCTTACCCGTGCCGCTTAATATGTCGGATTTACCGAAGGAAAGTATTTTTCTATTGCATCAAGAACATTGCATGACAGGACACGCTGTTAGCGCTTGTGGTTTAAAACATCGGGAACAAGTGAGTTCATTGGCGGCCAGCAGTTTGTATACCTTAGTACAACTTGCCAATAGCAAATTGGGTTTCACTTTTATGCCTGAGTTGGCGATTCAAAATCATATATTAAGCACCACTCCTTTAGTTTCGATGCCTGCTGAAGATATGGCTTATCGAGAAATCGGTATGGTGTGGCGCAGCGGTACAACGCGAGTCAGATTGTTTCGTCATTTGGCTGAATTATTGGCTCCGTTAACACCTATTCCTACCTTAACCCGTTAG
- a CDS encoding beta-ketoacyl-ACP synthase III: MTSPVVISGSGLWKPAHSISNEELVMAYNAYADQFNHQHLKEIEDGELKPKPLSSAEFIEKASGIKSRYVYVKEGVLDIDRMRPDIPERPENELSDQAEMAIYAAKDALKSANKTPEDIDVVIVACAYTQRSYPALAIEVQGALGIKGFAFDMLVACSAATFALHRAYEMIAAGTAKAVLVINPELTSPQVNYCDRDSHFIFGDVATAMIVENADTAASEHIFEIMSTKAVTQYSNNIRSNFGYVSRANDTDPFAEDKLFHQEGRKVFKEVCPMAVEHISEHLARHELSSENVSRWWLHQANINMNTLISRKLLGKQPTLEEAPIVLDTYANTASAGSIIAFYLYHKDLQSGDIGLLCSFGAGYSIGSLILKKL; this comes from the coding sequence ATGACATCTCCTGTAGTGATTAGCGGTTCTGGTTTATGGAAACCCGCCCACAGTATTAGTAATGAAGAGCTGGTTATGGCATACAACGCATATGCCGATCAGTTTAACCATCAACATCTAAAAGAAATTGAAGACGGTGAACTTAAGCCTAAGCCACTTTCAAGTGCTGAGTTTATTGAAAAAGCTTCAGGTATCAAGAGTCGCTACGTCTACGTAAAAGAGGGTGTTTTAGATATTGATCGAATGCGACCAGATATTCCTGAGCGTCCGGAAAATGAATTATCTGATCAAGCTGAAATGGCAATCTATGCGGCCAAAGACGCATTAAAATCGGCTAATAAAACCCCTGAAGACATTGACGTTGTGATTGTGGCGTGTGCTTATACGCAGCGCTCTTACCCTGCGTTGGCAATTGAAGTGCAAGGTGCTTTGGGTATTAAAGGTTTTGCTTTTGATATGTTAGTAGCTTGCTCTGCAGCTACATTTGCCTTGCATCGTGCCTACGAAATGATTGCTGCCGGTACAGCCAAGGCAGTGCTAGTGATTAATCCAGAATTAACCTCGCCACAAGTGAATTATTGTGATCGTGATAGCCATTTTATTTTTGGTGATGTGGCCACGGCAATGATCGTTGAAAATGCCGATACTGCAGCTTCAGAGCATATCTTCGAAATTATGAGCACCAAAGCTGTTACTCAGTACTCAAACAATATCCGCTCAAATTTTGGTTATGTTAGCCGTGCTAATGACACCGACCCGTTTGCAGAAGATAAACTTTTTCATCAAGAAGGGCGCAAGGTGTTTAAAGAAGTGTGCCCTATGGCCGTGGAGCATATATCTGAGCATTTAGCCCGTCATGAGCTGAGTTCTGAAAATGTTTCAAGATGGTGGTTACATCAAGCCAATATCAATATGAATACGTTGATAAGTCGCAAATTGCTTGGGAAACAGCCGACCTTAGAAGAAGCTCCCATCGTATTGGATACTTATGCTAATACTGCTTCTGCAGGCTCAATCATCGCGTTTTATTTGTATCACAAAGACTTGCAATCAGGTGACATCGGTTTGCTTTGTTCGTTTGGGGCAGGGTATTCGATCGGTAGTTTAATATTAAAAAAACTATGA
- the prsK gene encoding XrtA/PEP-CTERM system histidine kinase PrsK, whose protein sequence is MIATVGYAISAIGYAFLLLLLLTVRKSGLAKYLLILATSATCLWSIAPFLFAPLPVEKLLLFDNIKSLFWLLFLASCLRDNFTNIVEVLSRKQTWFILVLPITAIALPYLGMDKESWRFLLQTVIALQVLVLLEVIYRQAGENRWALKPLIIYLAVISVFEFVTFANALMVDQININYIAARGYVYSALIPLLVLAIRRVKNWGVEIYISREIVMHSTLLMVAGVYLFVMAMLGYAVNYFGGQWGAAIQAVLIVLSLSLLVTLFLSLSFRTKIKVFIIKHFFANQFDYRHEWLKLTHCLNTSESDGNVYGTALRGLIQAIDYQTGCLIQSQNGELKVLADIDKPTLNDDEQTVLLQFSAFFTSKNWIIDIEELRTKPYVYEGLKVNHGLLNSVSFQLVTPIYNEEEFWGMAVMQGSDNTSKKLNWELRDYLTAVNAQISNFLFHHQAAQELAENAQFAAFTRMSAFIVHDLKNVAAQIDLILSNAEQHKDNPEFIADTFETLHHTKARMDKMLHQLSEKNASQGGADSLVILSECVTRVVGQRCASYLPTPSVIVRSETPVVLDKDKLSNVIYHLVSNAQQATSDDGKVDVEIELSDDERYMLINIVDTGSGMSEDFIRTRLFKPFDTTKGNAGMGIGAFDAKAYLERIGGQLLVQSRAKQGTIFTLRIPTD, encoded by the coding sequence ATGATCGCAACTGTTGGTTATGCAATCAGTGCAATTGGTTATGCCTTTCTTTTACTGCTGTTGTTAACAGTTCGCAAATCAGGATTAGCAAAGTATCTGTTAATTCTCGCCACCAGTGCGACGTGTTTATGGTCTATCGCACCGTTCCTTTTTGCCCCACTACCTGTCGAAAAGCTGTTGCTTTTCGACAATATTAAAAGCCTCTTTTGGTTACTCTTTTTAGCTTCATGCTTAAGAGATAACTTTACTAATATTGTTGAAGTATTAAGTCGAAAACAAACTTGGTTTATATTAGTTTTACCGATTACCGCTATTGCACTGCCTTACCTTGGTATGGACAAAGAATCGTGGAGGTTTTTGCTCCAGACTGTGATTGCCTTGCAAGTACTGGTGTTACTTGAAGTCATATATCGTCAGGCGGGTGAGAATAGGTGGGCTTTAAAACCCTTAATAATCTATTTAGCGGTTATCAGCGTCTTTGAATTTGTTACCTTTGCGAATGCTTTAATGGTGGACCAGATTAACATTAATTACATTGCTGCAAGGGGGTATGTCTATTCTGCTCTTATACCCTTACTGGTCTTAGCGATAAGGCGAGTTAAAAACTGGGGAGTCGAAATATATATATCCCGAGAGATAGTGATGCACAGCACACTTTTGATGGTAGCTGGCGTTTATCTATTTGTGATGGCGATGTTGGGTTACGCGGTTAATTACTTTGGTGGTCAATGGGGGGCTGCCATTCAGGCAGTGCTTATCGTTCTGTCTTTGTCTCTTTTAGTGACGTTATTTCTTTCTTTGAGTTTTCGGACTAAGATCAAGGTTTTTATAATCAAGCACTTTTTTGCTAATCAATTTGATTACAGGCATGAATGGCTCAAGCTTACACATTGCTTAAATACCAGCGAGTCAGATGGGAATGTTTACGGCACAGCTTTACGAGGGTTAATTCAGGCCATCGATTACCAAACCGGGTGTTTGATTCAAAGCCAAAATGGGGAATTGAAGGTATTGGCAGATATCGATAAACCTACTTTGAACGATGATGAACAAACTGTTTTGTTGCAATTTTCAGCCTTTTTCACGTCTAAAAATTGGATAATCGATATTGAAGAACTTAGAACAAAGCCTTATGTGTATGAAGGGCTAAAGGTTAATCACGGCCTGTTAAATAGCGTTTCTTTCCAGCTGGTGACCCCTATTTATAATGAAGAAGAATTCTGGGGCATGGCCGTTATGCAGGGTTCTGATAACACCAGTAAAAAACTTAATTGGGAATTAAGAGATTATTTGACCGCTGTGAACGCACAAATTTCGAATTTTTTGTTTCATCATCAAGCAGCACAGGAGTTGGCTGAAAATGCACAATTTGCGGCATTCACACGAATGTCTGCGTTTATTGTACACGACTTAAAAAACGTAGCGGCGCAAATTGACCTGATTTTATCTAATGCGGAGCAACATAAAGATAACCCAGAGTTTATTGCTGATACTTTTGAAACCTTGCACCATACCAAAGCTAGAATGGATAAGATGCTGCATCAGTTGTCAGAAAAAAATGCCTCACAAGGTGGAGCTGACAGCTTAGTCATTTTATCAGAGTGTGTTACCCGTGTGGTTGGACAAAGGTGTGCATCCTATTTACCCACACCTAGTGTGATCGTCAGAAGTGAAACCCCTGTGGTTTTAGATAAAGATAAGTTAAGTAACGTTATTTACCATCTTGTTAGCAATGCACAACAAGCTACCAGCGATGATGGAAAAGTAGATGTTGAAATAGAGTTATCTGACGATGAAAGGTATATGTTAATCAATATTGTGGACACAGGCAGCGGTATGAGCGAAGATTTTATTCGCACACGTTTATTTAAACCTTTTGATACTACAAAAGGTAATGCAGGAATGGGTATTGGGGCATTTGATGCAAAAGCTTACCTAGAGAGAATTGGTGGCCAGTTACTTGTGCAAAGTAGGGCAAAGCAAGGTACGATTTTCACATTAAGAATTCCTACAGACTAG
- the prsR gene encoding PEP-CTERM-box response regulator transcription factor: MDKILVVDDDLGIQKQLKWSFSGYDVIFAEDRTSAIAQLRRFEPKVVTLDLGLPPDPSNATEGLATLEEILALAPQTKVIVVTGNNDKKNALKAVNLGAYDFYQKPIDSDTIQILVSRAINLFNLEMENRHLAEVAPSMDKIIGQSEGLLAASRKAERIAQTDISTLLLGESGTGKEVFARSIHEHSLRKDKAFVAINCASIPENLLESELFGYEKGAFTGANKTTPGKIETAQNGTLFLDEIGDMPIGLQAKMLRFLQERVIERVGGRSEIPVNIRVICATHRDIPSMVAEQTFREDLFYRVGEISIIIPPLKDRDNDVVLLAKTFLVQYNEEFKTKIKGFSGSAIKAMRQHKWPGNIRELQNKLKSAVIMAEGTHIQAEDLSLLVRDEGPGIDTLNLREVREQAESRAIRNAFLVAEHNMSKTAELLGVTRPTLYSLIEKYHLEDVKIGS; this comes from the coding sequence ATGGATAAGATTTTAGTCGTCGATGACGATTTAGGGATACAAAAACAATTAAAGTGGAGTTTTTCAGGCTACGACGTTATTTTTGCCGAAGATCGCACCTCAGCAATTGCACAGTTGAGGCGTTTTGAACCTAAGGTTGTGACCCTAGATTTAGGCCTACCACCCGACCCAAGTAATGCGACTGAAGGGTTAGCCACCCTGGAAGAAATCTTGGCCTTAGCGCCACAGACAAAAGTCATAGTAGTCACCGGTAATAATGACAAAAAAAATGCGTTGAAGGCCGTAAATTTAGGTGCCTATGACTTTTACCAAAAACCAATCGACTCAGATACCATTCAAATTTTAGTCAGCCGCGCCATTAATCTGTTTAATTTAGAAATGGAAAACCGCCATTTGGCAGAAGTGGCGCCTTCGATGGACAAAATCATTGGTCAAAGTGAAGGGCTCTTAGCGGCGAGCAGAAAAGCCGAGCGTATCGCGCAAACTGATATTAGTACCTTATTACTCGGTGAAAGTGGCACCGGTAAAGAGGTGTTTGCCCGAAGTATTCATGAACATAGCCTACGTAAAGATAAAGCTTTTGTTGCCATTAACTGTGCCTCCATACCAGAAAACTTATTAGAAAGTGAACTGTTTGGTTATGAAAAAGGCGCATTCACTGGTGCCAATAAAACCACTCCAGGAAAAATAGAAACAGCGCAAAACGGTACTTTGTTTTTAGATGAAATTGGCGATATGCCGATTGGTTTGCAAGCCAAAATGCTGCGCTTCTTGCAAGAACGAGTGATTGAGCGAGTGGGCGGACGCTCAGAAATACCAGTGAACATTCGGGTCATTTGTGCTACTCATAGAGATATTCCGTCGATGGTGGCAGAGCAAACTTTTCGTGAAGATTTATTCTATCGAGTGGGTGAAATCAGTATTATTATCCCTCCTTTGAAAGATCGTGATAATGATGTGGTGCTATTGGCTAAGACTTTTTTGGTGCAATATAATGAAGAATTTAAAACCAAGATTAAGGGGTTCAGTGGTTCAGCCATCAAAGCCATGAGACAACATAAATGGCCGGGTAATATTCGAGAACTTCAAAATAAACTTAAATCAGCGGTGATCATGGCTGAGGGCACCCATATTCAGGCAGAGGATTTGAGTTTGTTGGTGCGTGATGAGGGACCTGGTATTGACACGCTTAATTTACGAGAAGTCAGAGAGCAGGCTGAAAGTCGGGCAATACGTAATGCGTTTTTGGTAGCAGAACATAATATGTCCAAAACGGCTGAACTTCTAGGCGTAACTCGGCCTACTTTATATTCTCTGATTGAAAAATATCATTTAGAAGATGTTAAAATTGGCAGCTAA
- a CDS encoding CidA/LrgA family protein — protein sequence MSRNDVINSGLAFITLIVFWFLGYGLSQYVDLPAALLGLLLLFIGLICLGRVPKALEYVSQFCLRHLSLFFIPALVAAWFYAEQLGDNFWLFLFAVMLSTFVSLWLTSWLGQRFFGDNTKSVSQDDDD from the coding sequence ATGTCGAGAAATGACGTTATTAACTCAGGGTTGGCTTTTATTACCCTTATTGTCTTTTGGTTTTTGGGATATGGGTTAAGTCAATATGTTGATCTGCCCGCTGCATTATTGGGGTTGCTGTTATTATTCATTGGGCTGATTTGTTTGGGGCGGGTTCCCAAAGCCTTAGAATATGTGAGTCAATTTTGCTTAAGACACCTATCTTTATTTTTTATTCCTGCTTTGGTTGCCGCGTGGTTTTATGCTGAGCAATTAGGTGATAATTTTTGGCTTTTTTTGTTTGCTGTTATGCTCAGTACTTTTGTTAGTCTATGGCTAACATCTTGGCTAGGGCAACGTTTTTTTGGAGATAATACTAAATCAGTCAGTCAAGATGATGACGATTAA
- a CDS encoding LrgB family protein, with the protein MEIILNQSVKMMTINTMDWQSILQLISLNQFLWVMITIVVYLLAVSIFKRFAYNILFHPILVGAILIGGISVVSQTSVLDYQLYVTPISWMLGPVTVALAIPLYKQIRLIFAAGLKGMMVIVIGGCVAPLIAVGWLSLFDFSEPVRLSVLTKSITTPLAMDTTNMIGGLPELAAAVVVITGILGVMFSQFIFKLTLCHDPRAQGLALGTVSHAIGTARAHQIDAKAGAFSTMALCVNGILTAIILPFVFMIFG; encoded by the coding sequence TTGGAGATAATACTAAATCAGTCAGTCAAGATGATGACGATTAACACCATGGATTGGCAATCCATTTTACAGCTAATTTCCTTAAACCAATTCTTGTGGGTAATGATTACAATAGTTGTGTATCTGCTGGCAGTGTCGATTTTTAAACGTTTCGCTTACAATATATTGTTTCATCCTATATTGGTCGGCGCAATTCTGATCGGTGGTATAAGTGTTGTGAGTCAGACATCTGTACTCGACTATCAACTTTATGTTACTCCAATAAGCTGGATGCTTGGACCCGTAACAGTGGCATTGGCCATACCTTTGTATAAACAAATTAGACTGATATTTGCTGCAGGCCTCAAGGGCATGATGGTGATTGTTATCGGTGGATGTGTTGCTCCTCTTATTGCGGTTGGCTGGTTAAGCTTGTTTGATTTTTCAGAGCCTGTGAGATTGTCAGTGCTGACCAAGTCTATAACGACACCTCTAGCAATGGACACCACCAACATGATTGGTGGGTTACCCGAACTTGCTGCTGCTGTTGTAGTGATTACGGGGATTCTAGGGGTGATGTTCAGCCAATTTATTTTTAAGCTAACTCTTTGCCACGATCCGCGCGCTCAAGGCCTGGCTTTAGGAACGGTATCCCATGCTATTGGTACTGCCAGAGCCCATCAGATAGATGCCAAAGCGGGGGCTTTTTCAACTATGGCGTTATGTGTTAATGGTATACTCACCGCCATTATTTTGCCGTTCGTATTTATGATATTTGGTTGA
- a CDS encoding PKD domain-containing protein, with protein sequence MFVHYHDYPASLFNYFVSRPFLIGCSGSALDSDTDASNPKVLVNAGADRTVDEQTIVILSAQASGQTDALTYAWRASPDITITLDDASLSTATFTAAVTTEILTYTFTVDVTDASVNRGNDSVVYRINPINITPRALIQVSQFEELARNQFPAGYEVVLDATMSSDTDSLDINNPIAAYLWQQTAGESVLTGISLQGCSLAFTTPILVAANSVSFSLTVTDQEGAEDVASVTLNIQSAANTLPEVNAGISHQVFTGESINLNGIASSTIAASRPLVFS encoded by the coding sequence ATGTTTGTTCACTACCATGACTATCCAGCATCACTTTTTAACTATTTTGTGTCTCGCCCTTTTTTAATCGGGTGTTCTGGAAGTGCGCTCGACAGTGATACTGACGCGTCTAATCCAAAGGTACTAGTGAATGCTGGTGCCGACCGAACGGTTGATGAGCAAACAATTGTCATCTTAAGTGCACAAGCGAGTGGTCAAACAGATGCTTTGACATATGCATGGAGAGCATCGCCTGACATTACTATTACTCTAGATGATGCAAGTTTAAGCACTGCAACTTTTACCGCGGCGGTTACTACCGAGATATTGACTTATACCTTCACGGTTGATGTAACGGATGCAAGTGTTAACCGCGGGAATGATTCTGTTGTTTATCGCATTAACCCGATCAACATCACCCCAAGAGCTTTAATACAAGTGAGTCAATTCGAAGAGCTAGCACGCAACCAGTTCCCAGCGGGTTACGAAGTCGTTTTAGATGCAACGATGAGTTCAGATACTGATAGCTTAGATATAAACAATCCCATAGCGGCATATTTATGGCAACAAACTGCCGGTGAATCCGTATTAACCGGTATTAGTTTACAAGGCTGCAGTTTAGCTTTTACCACACCGATACTCGTTGCCGCCAATTCAGTGTCTTTTTCTCTGACAGTTACCGACCAAGAGGGAGCAGAAGATGTTGCATCCGTGACTCTGAATATACAAAGTGCAGCTAATACGTTACCTGAGGTGAATGCTGGTATCAGTCATCAAGTATTTACAGGGGAGAGCATTAACCTAAATGGTATTGCTAGCAGCACCATTGCAGCGTCCAGACCTTTAGTGTTTTCATAG
- a CDS encoding Lcl C-terminal domain-containing protein: protein MSEKVGRGAQGFDFTRLDEIDDEVDDDTAAWSCVRDNITGLIWESKTDTFTSTLHSNSQSYSWYQSDGEEGFDGDTNGVNTSCYINNCNTKDYIAEVNSQGLCNFRDWRLPTHNELLSILHPGQSAAPMIDTDYFPHTIDALTAPVWYWTQDASADGFSNQRAQNAWAIDFASGNDNFLNKSTAGRVRLVRAWR from the coding sequence TTGTCTGAAAAAGTGGGGAGGGGCGCGCAAGGTTTCGACTTTACGCGATTAGATGAAATTGACGATGAAGTGGACGATGACACTGCTGCTTGGAGCTGCGTGCGAGATAACATTACGGGCTTAATCTGGGAGTCCAAAACCGATACCTTCACTTCAACGTTACACAGCAATAGCCAAAGTTATTCATGGTATCAAAGTGACGGTGAAGAAGGTTTTGATGGTGATACAAATGGTGTTAACACTAGCTGTTATATCAACAACTGCAACACTAAAGATTATATCGCTGAGGTTAACTCTCAAGGTTTGTGTAACTTTAGAGATTGGCGTTTGCCCACACACAACGAATTGTTATCTATATTACATCCTGGACAATCCGCAGCTCCTATGATTGATACCGATTATTTTCCACATACTATCGACGCATTAACTGCACCCGTTTGGTATTGGACACAAGATGCCAGTGCCGATGGCTTTAGCAATCAACGGGCTCAAAATGCGTGGGCCATTGATTTTGCCTCAGGCAATGATAACTTTTTAAACAAATCCACCGCTGGCAGAGTGCGACTAGTCAGGGCATGGCGATAA
- a CDS encoding Lcl C-terminal domain-containing protein produces the protein MKELASLTERSCARPAINEFFFPNTSSDDYWTSTPSVINPERAWVIAFFNSSNTLKDKRLFVFTRLVRTAD, from the coding sequence ATGAAAGAGTTAGCCAGTTTAACCGAGCGTAGTTGTGCGCGCCCAGCCATCAACGAATTCTTTTTTCCAAATACTTCCTCTGACGATTATTGGACATCCACACCTTCTGTTATTAATCCTGAACGCGCTTGGGTGATTGCTTTTTTCAACAGCAGTAACACTCTTAAAGATAAACGCTTATTTGTTTTTACGCGCTTGGTGCGAACTGCTGATTAA
- a CDS encoding YggN family protein, giving the protein MRFLAFTLLLLSSIVNAGTDCEVSLNYGVVVSEQQIRVIGHGGRAVYQINHPAQLIVQGDWIDLDEQQERELTELSAGIHQVVPKMILLANEGVELAVETIEQVYGGLVKDDKSQRKLQKSLERVQMSVKEKFIRANDNFYMGPGSLEQVNDLVDRELEEQLQEAMSTSVGGILSAIGGLVANSEGSEQRIANIANQLESIGEEIGQTVGPKSQTLKLKAQWFCNRFKELDKAEDRLRDSIKELKPYNVLLTGSNTHLDK; this is encoded by the coding sequence ATGCGTTTTTTAGCTTTTACGTTACTACTACTTAGCTCAATCGTTAATGCGGGCACAGATTGTGAGGTGTCGCTTAATTATGGGGTAGTAGTGAGCGAGCAACAGATAAGAGTCATTGGGCATGGTGGTCGAGCTGTGTACCAGATTAACCACCCCGCACAGCTTATTGTTCAAGGTGATTGGATTGACTTAGATGAACAACAAGAGCGAGAGCTGACTGAGCTGTCTGCTGGTATCCATCAAGTTGTGCCTAAAATGATATTATTGGCAAATGAAGGGGTTGAGCTTGCTGTAGAAACGATAGAGCAAGTGTATGGCGGTTTAGTGAAAGACGATAAAAGTCAGAGGAAACTCCAAAAATCTTTGGAACGTGTGCAAATGAGCGTCAAAGAAAAGTTTATTCGTGCCAACGACAATTTTTACATGGGCCCGGGCAGCCTTGAGCAAGTTAATGATCTAGTAGATCGCGAGCTGGAAGAACAGCTACAAGAAGCAATGAGCACTTCTGTTGGGGGCATACTCTCGGCTATTGGCGGATTAGTGGCCAACAGTGAGGGGAGTGAACAGAGAATCGCCAATATCGCTAATCAGTTAGAAAGTATTGGTGAAGAGATTGGTCAAACTGTTGGCCCAAAATCACAAACACTAAAGCTTAAAGCCCAATGGTTTTGTAATAGATTTAAAGAATTAGATAAAGCTGAAGACAGACTCAGAGATTCAATTAAAGAGCTAAAACCTTACAATGTATTGTTGACTGGCAGCAATACACATCTTGATAAATAA